From Montipora foliosa isolate CH-2021 chromosome 6, ASM3666993v2, whole genome shotgun sequence, a single genomic window includes:
- the LOC138004903 gene encoding uncharacterized protein: protein MPSAKSQRSSTTVHAADQKLLRTKDVVIHMSQEKRSKCQCCGKRLMALPMLGFTLFSIACLLGVGYYSIYRVTSSVYHTEGVVPSYATAGVLVAAGLQLMLMFKTHSRCLVVSSIIFTVAAGLLCFAGALYAGTDVAPLLSGIESCQYYPVETSCKCFHHSELRQVSIIFRDTVKLECNGIQYKLTNLVYGMSGVYGGGFVTCIIAAVMETLLLCRKTSKTTLNSRSDGDGKCTVNSRQSQTSQTDLSVIEEEDDDDDEEKEEDDDEDEEEEVAGESEGTAEMQRPAIETQTSQSPSTFVREVPCSHYVVDLSIPRRDYVINYNSNSRHDPPPPYSEM from the exons ATGCCTTCTGCTAAAAGTCAACGTTCTTCTACAACAGTACATGCAGCCGATCAGAAACTGCTTCGAACCAAGGATGTTGTGATTCACATGAGCCAAGAGAAAAGAAGCAAGTGTCAATGTTGCGGAAAGCGATTAATGGCCCTACCCATGCTCGGATTTACCTTATTTTCCATAGCTTGCCTATTGGGCGTTGGTTATTACAGCATCTACAGGGTTACATCGTCTGTATACCATACTGAGGGAGTTGTTCCATCCTACGCTACGGCCGGAGTG TTAGTAGCAGCTGGTCTTCAACTGATGCTGATGTTCAAAACACATTCCCGATGCCTT GTCGTTTCTTCCATCATATTCACCGTCGCTGCAGGATTGCTTTGTTTTGCCGGCGCGCTTTATGCTGGTACTGACGTAGCACCACTTCTTTCCGGGATTGAAAGCTGTCAGTACTATCCTGTTGAGACTTCTTGCAAGTGCTTCCATCACAGTGAACTGCGACAGGTGTCAATCATATTCCGTGACACCGTCAAACTAGAATGTAACGGCATACAGTATAAACTCACCAACCTCGTGTACGGCATGAGTGGTGTATACGGCGGGGGATTTGTCACGTGTATCATAGCCGCTGTCATGGAAACATTGTTGTTGTGTCGAAAAACCTCCAAG ACCACTCTTAATTCAAGATCAGACGGCGACGGCAAATGTACCGTGAATTCGCGCCAATCTCAAACGTCACAGACCGATCTCAGTGTTATCgaagaagaagacgacgacgacgacgaagaaaaagaagaagacgaTGATGaggacgaagaagaagaagtggcTGGGGAAAGTGAAGGGACAGCGGAAATGCAGCGTCCGGCCATTGAAACGCAAACGAGCCAATCGCCGTCGACCTTCGTGAGAGAGGTGCCTTGTTCGCATTACGTCGTTGATCTTAGCATTCCGCGGAGAGACTACGTCATCAACTACAACTCCAATTCACGGCATGATCCACCACCACCATACAGCGAAATGTAA